The following are from one region of the Bradyrhizobium sediminis genome:
- the fliQ gene encoding flagellar biosynthesis protein FliQ, giving the protein MTGAETLDVARDAIWTIVVVSSPLMVVGLVVGVVVSLFQALTQIQEQTLVFVPKILAIFVTLLLALPFMSDSLHGYMMRISSRIIGG; this is encoded by the coding sequence ATGACCGGTGCCGAAACCCTCGATGTGGCGCGCGATGCGATCTGGACCATCGTGGTGGTGTCGTCGCCGCTGATGGTGGTCGGCCTCGTAGTCGGCGTCGTGGTGTCGCTGTTCCAGGCGCTGACGCAGATCCAGGAACAGACGCTGGTGTTCGTGCCGAAGATACTGGCGATCTTCGTGACGCTGTTGTTGGCGCTGCCGTTCATGTCGGACTCGCTGCACGGCTACATGATGCGGATTTCATCGCGAATCATAGGCGGCTGA
- the fliP gene encoding flagellar type III secretion system pore protein FliP (The bacterial flagellar biogenesis protein FliP forms a type III secretion system (T3SS)-type pore required for flagellar assembly.) yields MRSATVPRRVLFFASLTAAGSLIDPALAQDISINLGQGGGGVTERAIQLIALLTVLSIAPSILIMMTSFTRIVVVLSLLRTALGTATAPPNSVIIALAMFLTAFVMGPVLQKSYDDGIKPLVANQIGVEDALQRASVPLRGFMQKNVREKDLRLFMDLSREPPPATPDDLSLRILVPAFMISELKRAFEIGFLLFLPFLIIDLVVASVLMSMGMMMLPPVVVSLPFKLIFFVLVDGWSLVAGSLVQSYGG; encoded by the coding sequence GTGAGATCGGCGACAGTCCCGCGTAGAGTTTTATTTTTTGCAAGTTTGACCGCCGCCGGATCGCTGATCGATCCGGCGCTGGCGCAGGATATCAGCATCAATCTCGGCCAGGGCGGTGGCGGCGTCACCGAGCGCGCGATCCAGCTGATCGCGCTGCTCACGGTGCTGTCGATCGCGCCGTCGATCCTGATCATGATGACTTCGTTCACCCGGATCGTGGTGGTGCTGTCGCTGTTGCGCACGGCCTTGGGCACCGCGACCGCGCCACCGAACTCCGTCATCATTGCGCTCGCGATGTTCCTGACCGCGTTCGTGATGGGCCCGGTGCTGCAGAAATCCTATGACGACGGCATCAAGCCCTTGGTCGCCAACCAGATCGGGGTCGAGGACGCGCTGCAGCGCGCTTCGGTGCCGTTGCGCGGCTTCATGCAGAAGAACGTGCGCGAAAAGGATTTGCGGCTGTTCATGGACCTGTCGCGCGAACCGCCGCCGGCGACGCCGGACGACCTGTCGCTGCGCATCCTGGTGCCGGCCTTCATGATCTCCGAACTGAAGCGCGCCTTCGAGATCGGCTTCCTCTTGTTCCTCCCCTTCCTGATCATCGACCTCGTGGTCGCCTCGGTGCTGATGTCGATGGGCATGATGATGCTGCCGCCGGTCGTGGTATCGCTGCCGTTCAAGCTGATCTTCTTCGTGCTGGTCGATGGCTGGTCGCTGGTGGCAGGCAGCCTGGTGCAGAGCTACGGGGGATAG
- a CDS encoding tetratricopeptide repeat protein — protein sequence MARTAAAGTWSRRRACARTARRCPGGTSRLAAGLALLAAGLVLFGLTSPGSAQTEPVRGAATFSAAGGYARLVLKLAEDVESDVSTAGSILVIRFKRPVDIPVEKLSDAVPDYVGSARRDPDGSAIRLSLARRVTINTMTAGERVFVDLLPDTWSGPPPALPAEVVRELSERARAAERALRQQRAAALAQKRSPIRVRASVQPTFVRFVFEMPDGVGVSSVLNDQKLSLLFNAALNFDLADAKLAAPSNVASIDQKIEGDTSAVQVALIGDVDVHSFREEKNYIIDVAFQQPQKPPALPSPAADDSHAPATAAPATAAPAAKPVEPPASRQVSEIVPPTSEMIAKQAKIEINPEAAPKNVPAPESPQPAPPSNEMSKEAPAPAAEAPAKMAPVASEPAPEVKAPPAIQAQPVVQAPPVAQAPPAVQVPPATAAGEAAAIVSAQRDSDGLRLTFAFATVTPAAAFRRADTVWLVFDTMKPIDIEPIRSKGGALLGDVSRIPLDKGQAIRMRLNRPQMPSLSGDDQGGSGWTLTFADTMQAPPQPLVVVRNITDPALANVTVPLSRPGLLHRLTDPDAGDTLLVVTAPLPVRGFIKRHDFVEMSLLESIHGVAIHPNSEDVRAEVAPDKVIIGRPGGLTLSSADSAAERATTAVRPIFDVAEWRKNQAEDFITRRDALIAAAGAIEPGQRTQARLNLARFYMSRGMYPEARGAADLALADVKSGSEDPIAFMVRAVASIAMGRPEQGLKELANPVIGSNYDSQLWKALGLARQGKWSEAREKFKNVEFAITSLPIELQRIVISEAMRASLEVRDFSGAAKRGSDLQVVGIPPEMKPAMAVLHGRLAEALGHDKDAESEYKAAIKSSDRAAAAEARLLNVFLRQRREEISQADALRELETLSVTWRGDAVEIRALQMLARIYTDTGRFAESLAAAKTATKMQPNSEISRAAQDAAATLFAQIYLSPKGDDLPPVDALAMFYEFRELTPIGRRGDEMIRRLADRLVGVDLLDQAAELLQYQIDKRLEGAARAQVAARLAMVYLTNRKPDRAISALHTTRIADLSGELRQQRLLLEARAQSDVGRRDLALDIISNIGGREAIRLRSDIYWASRRWREASEQIELYYADRWRDFKPLNAVEKGDVIRAVVGYALAEDAIGLARFREKYAPLMSGEADRAAFETAGTPAAASSAEFAAIAKMAASVDTLDGFLREMKTRFPDATARAPLPPGTAKGEPVHTGSLPRIIGLTRADAKRW from the coding sequence CCGATGGTTCGGCGATCCGGCTGTCGCTGGCGCGAAGGGTGACCATCAACACCATGACGGCGGGCGAGCGGGTGTTCGTCGACCTGTTGCCCGACACATGGAGCGGCCCGCCGCCGGCACTGCCTGCTGAAGTGGTGCGCGAACTGTCCGAGCGCGCGCGGGCCGCCGAGCGCGCCTTGCGCCAGCAGCGCGCGGCCGCGCTTGCCCAGAAGCGGTCGCCGATTCGCGTCCGCGCCTCGGTGCAGCCGACCTTCGTTCGCTTCGTGTTCGAAATGCCCGACGGCGTCGGCGTCTCCAGCGTGCTGAACGACCAGAAACTGTCGCTGTTGTTCAACGCCGCACTCAACTTCGATCTGGCGGACGCCAAGCTGGCGGCGCCGTCGAACGTCGCCTCGATCGATCAGAAGATCGAAGGCGACACTTCCGCGGTGCAAGTCGCGCTGATCGGCGATGTCGACGTCCACTCCTTCCGCGAGGAGAAGAACTACATCATCGACGTCGCCTTCCAGCAGCCGCAAAAACCGCCGGCGCTGCCGTCGCCGGCCGCCGATGACTCGCATGCTCCGGCGACAGCCGCTCCGGCGACAGCCGCCCCGGCCGCGAAGCCCGTCGAGCCTCCGGCGTCCCGGCAGGTGAGCGAGATCGTACCGCCGACGTCGGAGATGATCGCGAAGCAGGCGAAGATCGAAATCAATCCCGAGGCGGCGCCGAAGAACGTGCCCGCGCCGGAATCGCCGCAGCCCGCGCCGCCATCGAATGAGATGTCCAAGGAGGCGCCGGCTCCCGCAGCTGAAGCCCCGGCAAAAATGGCGCCCGTTGCATCCGAACCGGCGCCGGAGGTCAAGGCGCCTCCGGCAATCCAGGCGCAGCCAGTCGTTCAGGCGCCGCCTGTCGCTCAAGCGCCGCCGGCGGTTCAGGTCCCGCCGGCCACGGCGGCCGGCGAAGCGGCTGCGATCGTCAGCGCCCAGCGGGACAGCGACGGCCTGCGCCTGACGTTCGCCTTTGCCACGGTGACACCCGCGGCGGCGTTTCGCCGCGCCGACACTGTCTGGCTGGTGTTCGATACAATGAAGCCGATCGATATCGAGCCGATCCGCAGCAAGGGCGGGGCGCTGCTGGGCGATGTGAGCCGGATCCCGCTCGACAAGGGACAGGCGATCCGCATGCGCCTCAACCGCCCGCAAATGCCATCACTGAGCGGCGACGATCAGGGCGGCTCGGGCTGGACGCTCACCTTTGCCGATACGATGCAGGCGCCGCCGCAGCCGCTGGTGGTGGTCCGGAACATCACCGATCCAGCGCTCGCCAATGTCACCGTACCCTTGTCCAGGCCCGGCCTGCTGCATCGGCTTACCGATCCCGATGCCGGCGATACGCTGCTGGTGGTCACCGCGCCGCTGCCGGTCCGCGGCTTCATCAAGCGGCATGATTTCGTCGAGATGTCGCTGCTGGAATCGATCCATGGCGTCGCCATCCATCCCAATTCCGAAGACGTCCGCGCCGAGGTCGCGCCCGACAAGGTCATCATCGGCAGGCCCGGCGGCCTGACGCTGTCATCGGCCGACTCCGCCGCCGAGCGGGCGACCACCGCGGTGCGGCCGATTTTCGATGTCGCCGAATGGCGGAAGAACCAGGCGGAGGACTTTATCACGCGCCGGGATGCGCTGATCGCCGCGGCAGGTGCGATCGAGCCCGGTCAGCGCACGCAGGCCCGGCTCAACCTTGCCCGCTTCTACATGTCGCGCGGGATGTATCCGGAAGCCAGAGGCGCTGCCGATCTCGCGCTCGCCGACGTCAAGTCGGGATCGGAAGATCCGATCGCTTTTATGGTGCGGGCGGTCGCGAGCATCGCGATGGGCCGTCCCGAGCAGGGCCTGAAGGAACTCGCCAATCCCGTGATCGGGTCGAATTACGATTCGCAGCTGTGGAAGGCGCTCGGCCTGGCGCGGCAGGGCAAGTGGTCGGAAGCGCGGGAGAAATTCAAGAACGTCGAATTCGCCATCACCTCGCTGCCGATCGAGCTGCAGCGCATCGTGATTTCGGAGGCGATGCGGGCTTCCCTCGAGGTCAGGGATTTTTCCGGCGCCGCCAAACGCGGCAGCGATCTGCAGGTGGTCGGCATCCCGCCCGAGATGAAGCCGGCGATGGCGGTGCTGCACGGCCGGCTGGCCGAGGCGCTCGGCCACGACAAGGATGCCGAGAGCGAATACAAGGCCGCGATCAAATCTTCCGACCGCGCCGCCGCGGCCGAAGCCAGGCTGCTCAATGTCTTCCTGCGCCAGAGGCGCGAGGAGATCAGTCAGGCCGACGCCTTGCGTGAACTCGAGACGCTGTCGGTGACGTGGCGCGGCGACGCGGTCGAGATCCGGGCGCTGCAGATGCTGGCGCGCATCTACACCGATACCGGGCGCTTCGCCGAATCGCTGGCGGCGGCCAAGACCGCGACCAAGATGCAGCCGAATTCGGAAATTTCGCGGGCAGCGCAGGATGCGGCAGCGACGCTGTTTGCGCAGATCTATCTCAGCCCGAAGGGCGACGATCTTCCGCCGGTCGACGCGCTCGCGATGTTCTACGAATTCCGCGAATTGACGCCGATCGGACGGCGCGGCGACGAGATGATCCGCCGGCTCGCCGACCGGCTGGTCGGGGTAGACCTGCTCGATCAGGCCGCCGAACTCCTGCAGTATCAGATCGACAAACGGCTGGAGGGCGCGGCACGCGCCCAGGTCGCGGCGCGTCTGGCCATGGTCTACCTGACCAACCGCAAGCCGGATCGTGCGATATCGGCGCTTCACACCACGCGGATCGCGGACCTTTCCGGCGAACTGCGTCAGCAACGGCTGCTGCTGGAGGCGCGCGCCCAGAGCGACGTCGGCCGCCGTGACCTCGCGCTCGACATCATCTCGAACATCGGCGGCCGGGAAGCGATCCGGCTGCGCTCCGACATCTACTGGGCGTCGCGGCGCTGGCGCGAGGCGTCCGAGCAGATCGAGTTGTATTACGCCGATCGCTGGCGCGATTTCAAACCGCTGAACGCGGTGGAGAAGGGCGACGTGATTCGCGCGGTGGTCGGATACGCGCTGGCCGAAGACGCCATCGGCCTGGCGCGCTTCCGCGAAAAATATGCGCCCTTGATGAGCGGCGAAGCCGACCGCGCCGCGTTCGAGACCGCCGGCACGCCGGCCGCCGCCAGCAGCGCGGAATTCGCGGCGATCGCGAAGATGGCGGCCAGCGTCGACACGCTCGACGGCTTCCTGCGGGAAATGAAGACCCGTTTCCCGGATGCGACCGCACGGGCGCCGTTGCCGCCGGGAACCGCGAAGGGGGAGCCGGTTCACACCGGCTCGCTGCCCCGGATCATCGGATTGACGCGGGCCGACGCCAAGCGGTGGTAG
- the flhB gene encoding flagellar biosynthesis protein FlhB, with the protein MADENDASDKTEDPTQKRLDDAHEKGDVAKSQEVNTWFVIAGATLVLSSFSGSIGGGVLMPLRNLVANSWMIRADGPGLMALTQSLGYALIAALGVPFLMLMLAAIAGNMIQHRLVWSAESMKPKFSKVSPGAGFKRIFGKQGVANFAKGLFKVIALGAVMTAVLWPERHRLDAMVRFDPAAIMGVTTSLTLKLLGAVVAMLAVVAIADYFFQYRTWFERQKMSLQDMKEEFKQSEGDPHVKARIRQLRMERMKKRMMAAVPKASVIITNPTHYSVALRYERGMAAPVCVAKGVDTIALKIREIAGKHDIPIVENVPLARALYATVDIDEEIPVEHYHAVAEVIGYVMGLKRGLASRQA; encoded by the coding sequence ATGGCCGACGAGAATGACGCATCGGACAAAACAGAGGACCCGACACAAAAGCGTCTGGATGACGCCCATGAAAAAGGCGACGTCGCCAAGAGCCAGGAGGTCAACACATGGTTCGTGATCGCCGGCGCGACGCTGGTGCTGTCGTCGTTTTCCGGATCGATCGGCGGTGGGGTGCTGATGCCGCTGCGCAACCTGGTCGCCAATTCTTGGATGATCCGCGCCGACGGGCCGGGCCTGATGGCGCTGACGCAGAGCCTCGGCTATGCGCTGATCGCGGCGCTCGGCGTGCCGTTTTTGATGCTGATGCTGGCGGCGATCGCAGGCAACATGATCCAGCACCGGCTGGTGTGGTCGGCCGAGTCGATGAAGCCGAAATTCAGCAAGGTCTCGCCGGGCGCCGGATTCAAGCGGATCTTCGGCAAGCAGGGGGTGGCGAACTTCGCCAAGGGCCTGTTCAAGGTGATCGCGCTCGGAGCGGTGATGACGGCGGTTCTGTGGCCGGAGCGGCATCGCCTCGACGCGATGGTGCGGTTCGATCCGGCGGCGATCATGGGCGTCACCACCAGCTTGACGCTGAAACTGCTGGGCGCCGTGGTGGCGATGCTGGCCGTGGTCGCGATCGCGGATTATTTCTTCCAGTACCGGACGTGGTTCGAGCGGCAGAAGATGTCGCTGCAGGACATGAAGGAGGAGTTCAAGCAGTCCGAAGGCGACCCGCACGTCAAGGCCAGGATCCGGCAGTTGCGGATGGAGCGCATGAAGAAGCGGATGATGGCTGCGGTTCCCAAAGCCTCCGTGATCATCACCAACCCGACCCACTATTCGGTCGCGCTGCGCTACGAACGCGGCATGGCGGCCCCGGTCTGCGTCGCCAAGGGCGTCGATACTATTGCGCTCAAGATCAGGGAAATCGCCGGCAAGCACGATATCCCGATCGTGGAAAACGTGCCGCTGGCGCGGGCCCTGTACGCGACGGTGGATATCGACGAGGAAATCCCGGTGGAACATTATCATGCGGTCGCCGAGGTTATCGGCTACGTCATGGGCCTCAAGCGCGGGCTGGCCAGCCGGCAGGCATGA
- a CDS encoding flagellar biosynthetic protein FliO, whose amino-acid sequence MQALTFFFAFVAVLALIGVAAWLVRRFATNRLGANTNRGRMPRLAVIDAAAVDGRRRLVLVRRDNIEHLLMIGGPSDIVVESNIVRAMPGREQIPQRPAVGGAEPPPRIAPLPDAGWAEEGQFDHAEPQMPEPPPRPVRPSFADEVRRPAPPMPRVERADPLTGFAPEPMGVRPEPRPEPRPEPMPSRAVARSEPVMPRPPRPEPPKAPPRAPERAAAPPPPPPAQSSADQNLAEMAQRLEAALRRPPADTVAPPVAPEPPPARAPRSEQPPAPAKSGFENLEDEMASLLGRPKSPS is encoded by the coding sequence ATGCAGGCACTTACATTCTTCTTCGCATTCGTCGCCGTCCTGGCCCTGATCGGCGTCGCCGCCTGGCTGGTGCGCCGATTCGCCACCAACCGCCTCGGCGCCAACACCAATCGCGGGCGGATGCCGCGGCTGGCGGTGATCGACGCTGCCGCGGTCGACGGCCGCAGGCGCCTGGTGCTGGTCCGGCGCGACAATATCGAACATCTCCTGATGATCGGCGGCCCGAGCGACATCGTGGTGGAATCCAACATCGTCCGCGCCATGCCCGGCCGGGAACAGATCCCGCAACGGCCCGCCGTCGGCGGCGCGGAACCGCCGCCCCGGATCGCGCCGCTGCCCGACGCCGGCTGGGCCGAGGAAGGCCAATTCGACCACGCCGAGCCGCAGATGCCCGAGCCGCCGCCGCGGCCGGTTCGCCCCTCTTTTGCCGACGAAGTGCGTCGCCCGGCCCCGCCGATGCCGCGCGTCGAACGTGCCGATCCTCTCACCGGCTTTGCGCCGGAGCCGATGGGCGTCCGGCCCGAACCCCGCCCCGAGCCGCGGCCGGAACCGATGCCGTCGCGGGCCGTTGCGCGCAGCGAGCCTGTCATGCCGCGTCCACCGCGCCCCGAACCGCCGAAGGCGCCACCGCGCGCACCCGAACGGGCCGCGGCACCGCCGCCGCCTCCTCCGGCGCAGTCGAGCGCCGACCAGAATCTCGCCGAGATGGCGCAACGGCTGGAAGCCGCGCTGCGCCGGCCGCCCGCTGACACGGTGGCGCCGCCGGTCGCTCCCGAGCCGCCGCCCGCCCGCGCCCCGCGCAGCGAGCAGCCGCCGGCGCCTGCAAAGAGCGGCTTCGAGAATCTCGAAGACGAGATGGCGTCCCTGCTGGGCCGTCCAAAGTCTCCTTCGTGA
- the flgC gene encoding flagellar basal body rod protein FlgC translates to MANDGSDFARSMSIATSGLRAQAGRMRVISENIANADSTAASAGGEPYRRKIPTFSSALDRSLDAKVVALGKVRPDQSSYRIKYEPSNPAADQAGNVKYPNVNPLVEMTDMREAQRSYEANLNIISATRRMIQRTLDILKA, encoded by the coding sequence ATGGCAAATGATGGAAGCGATTTCGCCCGCTCGATGAGCATCGCGACTTCGGGCCTGCGCGCGCAGGCCGGACGGATGCGGGTGATCTCGGAAAATATCGCCAACGCGGATTCCACGGCGGCGAGCGCCGGCGGCGAACCCTACCGGCGCAAGATCCCGACGTTTTCCTCGGCGCTCGATCGCTCGCTGGACGCCAAGGTGGTGGCGCTCGGCAAGGTCAGGCCCGACCAGTCATCGTACCGTATCAAATACGAGCCGTCCAATCCGGCAGCGGACCAGGCCGGCAACGTCAAATATCCCAACGTCAATCCGCTGGTCGAAATGACCGACATGCGCGAAGCGCAGCGATCCTACGAAGCGAACCTCAACATCATCAGCGCCACGCGCCGGATGATCCAACGCACGCTCGACATCCTCAAGGCCTGA
- the fliR gene encoding flagellar biosynthetic protein FliR — MRIDVSLLPALAATFMLVFARIGAMVMLLPGFGETNIPVRIKLAIALLLTLIILPLHRAAYQVDMGSMTPLLVLMMHEIVIGVVLGATARVTLSALQVAGSVIAQQLGLGFVTAVDPTQGQQGLLIGNFLTLLGLTMLFATDSHHLVIAALNESYRIFAPGELMSSGDVAALATRAFAAAFKIGMQLSAPFLVFGLVFNIGLGVLARLMPQMQVYFVGVPLSILAGFLIFALVIVTMMGTFLDYFIGVMHQLIPQR; from the coding sequence ATGCGCATCGACGTTTCACTGCTGCCCGCGCTCGCTGCGACCTTCATGCTGGTGTTCGCCCGCATCGGCGCGATGGTGATGCTGTTGCCGGGGTTCGGCGAGACCAACATTCCGGTTCGCATCAAGCTCGCGATTGCCCTGCTGCTGACGCTGATCATCCTGCCGCTGCACCGCGCCGCCTACCAGGTCGACATGGGGTCGATGACGCCGCTGTTGGTATTGATGATGCACGAGATCGTTATCGGCGTCGTGCTGGGGGCGACCGCGCGGGTCACGCTTTCGGCGCTGCAGGTCGCGGGCTCGGTGATCGCCCAGCAGCTCGGCCTCGGTTTCGTCACCGCCGTCGATCCGACCCAGGGCCAGCAGGGCCTCCTGATCGGAAACTTCCTCACCCTCCTCGGCCTGACGATGCTGTTTGCCACCGACAGCCATCATCTGGTGATCGCGGCGCTGAACGAAAGCTACAGGATTTTCGCGCCGGGCGAGTTGATGTCGAGCGGCGACGTTGCCGCGCTCGCCACCCGCGCCTTTGCCGCTGCGTTCAAGATCGGCATGCAGCTTTCGGCGCCGTTCCTGGTGTTCGGCCTGGTCTTCAATATCGGGCTCGGGGTACTGGCGCGGCTGATGCCGCAGATGCAGGTCTATTTCGTCGGCGTGCCACTGTCGATTCTCGCCGGCTTCCTGATCTTCGCGCTCGTCATCGTCACGATGATGGGAACGTTCCTCGACTATTTCATCGGCGTCATGCACCAGCTGATACCGCAGAGGTGA
- the fliE gene encoding flagellar hook-basal body complex protein FliE produces the protein MASPTVAANAYASLARMVESGGAGKGAVAGGQSFSALLKDALGSVMDAGRKSDAQTVAMTSGKANVMDVVTAVAETDVAVSTLVSVRDRVIQSYEDIMRMPI, from the coding sequence ATGGCATCACCCACAGTCGCTGCAAATGCCTACGCCAGTCTCGCCCGCATGGTGGAATCCGGCGGCGCCGGCAAGGGAGCCGTGGCAGGCGGCCAGTCCTTCAGCGCACTGCTCAAGGACGCGCTCGGCAGCGTGATGGACGCGGGCCGCAAGTCCGACGCGCAGACCGTCGCGATGACCTCGGGCAAGGCCAATGTGATGGACGTGGTGACGGCGGTAGCCGAAACCGACGTCGCGGTCTCGACGCTGGTGTCGGTGCGCGACCGGGTGATCCAGTCCTACGAAGACATCATGAGGATGCCGATCTGA
- a CDS encoding VOC family protein has translation MQPSFDRTHEDLGNAIHLEHVNVQVPDQRLATLFYVAGLGLTRDPYLMVSDGNMWVNVGRGQFHLPSGAPQVLRGHTGIVIAGREALLDRLASVAKKLDGTAFAFSEHNDYVEAVCPWGNRVRCHEPDAARFGRITLGIPYVEFEVPAGTAQGICAFYREVMGIPAEHRNGDGTVARARMGKDQYLLFRETDRPQPDYDGHHVQMYITDFSGPYRRLQHRGLVSQEDNQYQYRFRDIVDPADGRHLFTVEHEVRSATHPMYLRPLVNRNPAVTNRTYAHGHEQWDWAMGPDQFDER, from the coding sequence ATGCAGCCGTCATTCGACCGCACCCACGAAGATCTCGGCAACGCCATCCATCTCGAACACGTCAACGTCCAGGTGCCCGACCAGCGGCTGGCCACCTTGTTCTATGTCGCCGGGCTCGGGCTGACCCGCGATCCCTACCTGATGGTGTCCGACGGCAATATGTGGGTCAACGTCGGCCGCGGCCAGTTTCATCTGCCGAGCGGCGCGCCGCAGGTGCTGCGGGGGCATACCGGGATCGTGATCGCGGGCCGCGAGGCCCTGCTCGACCGGCTGGCGTCGGTCGCCAAAAAGCTCGACGGCACCGCCTTCGCGTTCAGCGAACACAACGACTATGTCGAGGCTGTTTGTCCCTGGGGCAATCGCGTGCGCTGCCATGAGCCGGACGCCGCGCGCTTCGGACGCATCACGCTCGGCATTCCCTATGTCGAGTTCGAGGTGCCGGCCGGCACGGCGCAAGGCATTTGCGCCTTCTACCGGGAGGTGATGGGGATCCCGGCCGAACACAGGAACGGCGACGGCACCGTGGCGCGCGCCAGGATGGGCAAGGACCAGTATCTGCTATTCCGCGAGACCGACCGGCCGCAGCCGGATTACGACGGTCACCATGTGCAGATGTACATCACGGATTTCTCCGGTCCTTACCGCCGCCTGCAACATCGCGGCCTGGTCTCCCAAGAAGACAACCAATACCAGTACCGCTTTCGCGACATCGTCGATCCCGCCGACGGCAGGCACCTGTTCACGGTCGAGCACGAGGTGCGCAGCGCCACCCATCCGATGTACCTGCGGCCGCTGGTCAACCGCAATCCGGCCGTGACCAACCGCACCTACGCCCACGGCCACGAGCAGTGGGACTGGGCGATGGGACCGGACCAGTTCGACGAGCGGTAG
- the flgB gene encoding flagellar basal body rod protein FlgB, translating to MAINDLPVLSALRTKMQWHQERQRVLAENVSNSDTPNFKPRDLIEPKFDRNGANPAAAQGSLAMMRTSASHIAPAGGGGDSFAHGGKPDFRTRPAGNAVNLEDQMLKVSANQMDYAAATSLYSRSLGLLKTAIGKR from the coding sequence ATGGCTATCAACGATCTTCCGGTGTTGTCGGCGCTGCGCACCAAGATGCAGTGGCACCAGGAGCGCCAGCGCGTGCTCGCCGAAAACGTCTCCAACTCCGATACGCCGAATTTCAAGCCGCGCGACCTGATCGAACCGAAATTCGACCGCAACGGCGCCAACCCCGCCGCGGCGCAGGGTTCGCTTGCGATGATGCGCACCAGCGCCAGCCATATCGCTCCCGCAGGCGGCGGCGGCGACAGCTTTGCGCACGGCGGCAAACCCGATTTCCGCACCCGCCCCGCCGGCAACGCCGTCAACCTCGAGGACCAGATGCTCAAGGTCTCCGCCAACCAGATGGACTACGCCGCGGCCACCTCGCTCTACAGCCGCAGTCTCGGCCTTCTGAAAACCGCCATCGGCAAGCGCTGA